From the genome of Streptomyces sp. S4.7:
TCGTGACGGATACGGCACCGGAGATGGCGAGGGACGCGCCGACCGGCCTCTGCGAGGACGGGCCGGAGCTGGCGCTGGCCTGCCGGCTGTCCATGGGCATCGCGATGCTGGCGATGCTGCTCACTCTCTGAGGGGGCGACCGGCGGTTCCGGCGACCGACGCCCCGGAGCGGGCCGCAGGCGGCCCGTAGGACACACCCGCGACGACCGTGTCCTGCGTCACTTGACGCCCGCGGCCGACCCCGTGAGCGGCGCCGCACTCATAAACTGGCGACCATGATGGTCTCCCTCGTGCTGCTGACGCTCGGTGCGCTGGCCGCAGTGGTCGCCCCGCGGCTGCTGGCCCGCGCCGAATGGCCCGAGCGCGAGCCGGTGGTGGCCCTCTGGGTCTGGCAGTGCGTGGTGGCCGCCGTTCTGCTGTGCTTCGCGCTCGCCATGACGTTCAGCGCGGCGGCGGCCTGGCTGGCCGTACGGGGGCATGTCTTCGCCCCCGCCCCGAGCGGGGTCGTCGAGGCGTACGCGCTCGGCGCGCACCGCCCGTGGTCGGCGGCGCTGGCCCTCATCCTGGCGGCAGGCGGGGTGTGGACGGGCGCCATGCTCACCCGTGAGATCCACCGGGCGCACACGCGCCGCAAGCGGCGCCGTACCGAACTGCTCGTGCGCTCACCGCTGTTGCCCGGCGAGGAGCCCGGCGAGGGCCCGCTGGTCGTCCTGGAGGGCGAGCGTCCGGGAGCCTGGTGGCTACCGGGAGCCGCACCCCAACTCGTCATCACCACGGCCGCCTTGCGACGGCTCAAGGGCCGTCAGCTCGATGCCGTGCTGGCCCATGAGCAGGGTCACGCCCGCGCCCGGCACGACTGGCTGCTGCACTGCTCGTCGGCGCTGG
Proteins encoded in this window:
- a CDS encoding M56 family metallopeptidase; translated protein: MMVSLVLLTLGALAAVVAPRLLARAEWPEREPVVALWVWQCVVAAVLLCFALAMTFSAAAAWLAVRGHVFAPAPSGVVEAYALGAHRPWSAALALILAAGGVWTGAMLTREIHRAHTRRKRRRTELLVRSPLLPGEEPGEGPLVVLEGERPGAWWLPGAAPQLVITTAALRRLKGRQLDAVLAHEQGHARARHDWLLHCSSALANGFPQVPVFAAFQAEMHRLVELAADDVASRRFGRLTIALALVELNEDRGVFGPCPTPDGELPRRVDRLLTPLPRLTAGRRLRLTAAAALVPAVPLVIAFIPALRALG